One stretch of Roseovarius mucosus DNA includes these proteins:
- the rpsU gene encoding 30S ribosomal protein S21: protein MQVSVRDNNVDQALRALKKKLQREGVFREMKLKQHFEKPSEKKAREKAEAIRRARKLARKKAQREGML from the coding sequence ATGCAGGTTAGTGTTCGCGACAACAATGTCGATCAGGCGCTCCGCGCTCTGAAGAAAAAACTGCAGCGCGAAGGCGTTTTTCGTGAAATGAAGCTCAAGCAACATTTCGAAAAGCCGTCCGAGAAGAAAGCGCGCGAGAAGGCCGAAGCGATTCGCCGTGCCCGGAAACTGGCGCGCAAGAAAGCGCAGCGCGAAGGCATGCTCTAA
- a CDS encoding COQ9 family protein — protein sequence MSEPDLMTRLLDAAALHVPFDGWSETTLRLAAEDAGIAPGLVSAICPRGAVDLALAYHAAGDAAMLKRLAETDLSALRFRDRVAFAVRVRLEAVEDRELVRRGMTLFSLPPYAADGARALWQTADHIWTALGDTSQDVNWYTKRATLSGVYGATVLYWLGDDSDGQTRTWDFLDRRIEGVMQIEKLKAQARDNRLVSGLMAGPLSFLSRIRAPQPGAQTGMPGRWNGPN from the coding sequence ATGTCCGAACCCGATCTGATGACCCGTTTGCTGGATGCCGCAGCGCTCCATGTGCCCTTCGATGGCTGGAGCGAAACCACCCTGCGTCTTGCCGCTGAGGATGCTGGGATTGCCCCCGGCCTTGTGTCCGCGATTTGTCCGCGCGGCGCGGTCGATTTGGCGCTTGCCTATCATGCGGCAGGCGATGCCGCGATGCTCAAACGACTGGCCGAGACCGACCTGAGCGCCCTGCGTTTTCGGGATCGCGTGGCGTTTGCCGTGCGTGTCCGGCTTGAGGCGGTCGAGGATCGAGAACTGGTACGTCGGGGGATGACCCTCTTTTCCTTGCCGCCCTATGCTGCCGATGGTGCGCGCGCCCTCTGGCAAACGGCTGATCACATCTGGACCGCTCTTGGGGACACATCGCAGGATGTGAATTGGTACACCAAACGCGCAACGCTCTCGGGTGTCTATGGCGCGACCGTTCTTTATTGGTTGGGTGACGACAGTGACGGCCAAACCCGTACATGGGACTTTCTTGATCGCCGCATCGAGGGTGTAATGCAGATCGAAAAGCTCAAGGCGCAGGCCCGTGACAACCGTTTGGTGTCGGGCCTCATGGCGGGACCGCTCAGTTTTTTGAGCCGTATCCGTGCGCCGCAGCCGGGCGCACAGACGGGTATGCCGGGCCGCTGGAATGGCCCGAACTGA
- a CDS encoding NAD(P)H-quinone oxidoreductase, with protein sequence MTKTMQAVEITQAGGPEVLQLTTRPIPAPRAGEVVIRLAYAGVNRPDALQRAGLYAPPPTASDLPGLEGAGEIVALGAGVTHWTLGDQVCALLPGGGYAEYVATPAAHCLPVPHGLSLEQAACLPETFFTVWSNVFQRGALKGGERFLVHGGSSGIGTTAIQLAHTFGARVFTTAGSAEKCQVCMDLGAERAINYREEDFTEVLSAEGGADLILDMVGGDYLPRNVKALADDGRLVQIAFLQGPKIELNFSQVMMRRLTITGSTLRPQSDLAKARIAESLRTHVWPLLEAGKIAPVMDSEYPLAKAAAAHARMESSGHIGKIVLKVA encoded by the coding sequence ATGACCAAGACGATGCAGGCCGTCGAAATCACGCAGGCGGGTGGCCCCGAAGTATTGCAACTGACCACTCGCCCCATTCCCGCGCCACGCGCAGGCGAGGTCGTGATCCGGCTGGCCTATGCCGGTGTCAACCGCCCGGATGCCTTGCAGCGTGCCGGGCTCTATGCGCCGCCGCCCACGGCCTCTGACCTTCCGGGGCTTGAAGGGGCAGGGGAAATCGTGGCGCTTGGTGCGGGCGTCACGCATTGGACGCTTGGCGATCAGGTCTGCGCGCTATTGCCCGGTGGCGGTTATGCCGAATATGTGGCCACGCCCGCAGCGCATTGCTTGCCGGTGCCGCATGGCCTTAGCCTCGAACAGGCCGCCTGTCTGCCGGAAACCTTCTTCACCGTCTGGTCTAACGTGTTTCAGCGCGGCGCACTCAAGGGGGGCGAGCGGTTTCTTGTGCATGGCGGTTCATCCGGGATCGGCACCACGGCCATTCAACTCGCCCACACCTTCGGCGCGCGGGTGTTTACCACGGCAGGCTCTGCCGAGAAATGCCAGGTCTGCATGGATCTTGGGGCCGAACGCGCGATCAACTACCGCGAAGAGGATTTCACCGAGGTGTTGTCTGCCGAGGGCGGCGCAGATCTTATCCTTGACATGGTTGGCGGCGATTACCTGCCCCGCAACGTCAAGGCGCTGGCCGATGATGGACGCCTCGTGCAGATCGCCTTTCTCCAAGGCCCCAAGATCGAGCTGAATTTCTCTCAGGTGATGATGCGTCGCCTGACGATCACCGGCAGCACGCTGCGCCCGCAAAGCGATCTCGCCAAGGCGCGGATTGCCGAAAGCCTGCGCACCCATGTCTGGCCGCTGCTGGAGGCGGGTAAAATCGCGCCTGTAATGGATTCCGAATATCCGCTGGCCAAGGCTGCTGCTGCGCATGCGCGGATGGAGTCGAGCGGGCACATCGGCAAAATCGTCCTCAAGGTTGCGTGA
- a CDS encoding HU family DNA-binding protein, with the protein MAKPMTKTQLVAALADDMGSDKKTAGAALDAVIAIITREVSAGGAVTLPGIGKIYCRERPERMVRNPATGEQMKKEADKVVKMTIAKALKDSVNG; encoded by the coding sequence ATGGCAAAACCCATGACCAAGACCCAACTCGTCGCCGCTCTGGCCGATGATATGGGCAGTGACAAGAAGACCGCTGGCGCAGCTCTGGACGCCGTGATCGCGATCATCACCCGTGAAGTATCCGCCGGCGGTGCCGTGACCCTGCCCGGCATCGGCAAGATTTATTGCCGTGAGCGCCCCGAGCGTATGGTGCGCAACCCCGCGACAGGCGAGCAGATGAAGAAAGAGGCCGACAAGGTGGTCAAGATGACCATTGCAAAGGCACTCAAGGACAGCGTGAACGGCTGA
- a CDS encoding AMP nucleosidase, translated as MNISTPDKIAPEAFTEARAAVDRLCQLYAASTEFLCTAFAKALAGHLPMGRVRAFYPEIRLTTTTYAKVDSRLSFGHVSNPGTYAATITRPILFRAYLEQQLGLLMDNHGVGVMIGLSDTPIPVHFAVAGDANLSVPQEGAAEFTLRDYFDVPDLATTNDDIVNGTWLPGLDGAAPLAPFTAQRVDYSLARLTHYTATDPCHFQNYVLFTNYQFYVSEFETYARRMLGDANSGYSAFVSTGNAEITGPDDILPAPERLPQMPAYHLKRADGSGITLVNIGVGPSNAKTATDHIAVLRPHAWVMVGHCAGLRNSQSLGDFVLAHAYLREDRVLDADLPAWVPIPALAEIQIALQEAVAAETQLEGFDLKRVMRTGTVASVDNRNWELREQSGPVQRLSQSRAVALDMESATIAANGFRFRVPYGTLLCVSDKPLQGELKLPGMASDFYKSQVSRHLMIGIRAMESLRRMPLERIHSRKLRSFEETAFL; from the coding sequence ATGAACATCAGCACCCCCGACAAGATCGCCCCAGAGGCGTTCACAGAGGCGCGCGCGGCGGTGGATCGGCTTTGTCAGCTTTATGCGGCAAGCACAGAGTTTCTCTGCACAGCCTTTGCAAAGGCTTTGGCCGGGCACCTGCCGATGGGCCGGGTGCGCGCCTTTTATCCCGAAATACGTTTGACCACGACGACCTATGCCAAGGTCGACAGTCGGCTCAGCTTTGGCCATGTCTCGAACCCCGGCACCTATGCCGCAACGATCACGCGCCCCATCCTGTTCCGCGCCTATCTGGAGCAACAACTGGGCCTCTTGATGGACAATCACGGTGTCGGGGTCATGATCGGCCTCTCTGACACGCCTATTCCTGTGCATTTCGCGGTGGCGGGGGATGCAAACCTCAGCGTGCCACAAGAAGGTGCCGCAGAATTCACCCTGCGCGATTACTTTGACGTGCCGGATCTGGCGACCACCAATGACGATATCGTCAATGGCACATGGCTGCCGGGGCTGGACGGGGCAGCCCCTTTGGCACCGTTCACTGCGCAGCGGGTGGATTATTCGCTGGCACGCCTCACGCATTACACGGCAACCGATCCCTGCCATTTCCAGAATTACGTGCTCTTCACCAACTATCAATTCTATGTCTCGGAATTCGAGACCTACGCCCGGCGCATGCTGGGGGACGCGAACAGCGGCTATTCGGCTTTTGTCAGCACCGGAAATGCCGAGATCACCGGGCCGGATGATATCTTGCCTGCGCCCGAACGATTGCCGCAGATGCCCGCCTATCACCTCAAGCGGGCGGATGGATCGGGGATCACCTTGGTCAATATTGGGGTGGGTCCGTCCAACGCAAAGACCGCGACCGATCATATCGCCGTGCTGCGCCCGCATGCTTGGGTGATGGTCGGCCATTGCGCGGGGCTGCGCAATTCGCAATCCTTGGGCGATTTCGTGCTGGCCCATGCCTATCTGCGCGAAGATCGCGTGCTTGACGCCGATCTGCCCGCATGGGTGCCCATCCCCGCGCTTGCCGAAATACAGATCGCACTGCAAGAGGCGGTGGCCGCCGAGACGCAGCTTGAGGGGTTCGACCTCAAGCGCGTCATGCGCACCGGCACAGTCGCCAGCGTAGACAACCGCAACTGGGAACTGCGCGAGCAATCGGGGCCAGTGCAACGCCTCAGCCAGTCGCGCGCCGTCGCGCTGGACATGGAGAGCGCCACGATTGCCGCCAACGGGTTCCGCTTCCGTGTGCCCTATGGCACGCTGCTTTGCGTTTCGGACAAGCCGTTGCAGGGCGAATTGAAGCTGCCCGGCATGGCCTCGGATTTTTACAAATCCCAAGTTTCACGTCACCTCATGATTGGGATTCGCGCCATGGAATCATTGCGCCGCATGCCCCTTGAACGCATCCACAGCCGCAAATTGCGCAGTTTTGAAGAGACAGCTTTCCTCTGA
- a CDS encoding VOC family protein yields the protein MDYETITPEEFGASLRGLGLNLLVRDVRVEAAFLVSVFGMAAHRLSADFAIMVYGDQVMQLHADHTYAANPILGLVPESPPRGAGASLHLFDSDPDTVAARAEGAGGMILQPPTNKPHGLRECCILCPNGYAWVASRPLTEIERKAK from the coding sequence ATGGATTACGAAACGATTACGCCTGAGGAATTCGGGGCCAGCCTGCGCGGGCTTGGCCTCAACCTCTTGGTGCGCGATGTGCGGGTTGAGGCGGCTTTTCTTGTCAGCGTTTTCGGCATGGCGGCCCACCGTCTGAGCGCGGATTTTGCGATCATGGTCTATGGCGATCAGGTGATGCAACTGCATGCCGATCATACCTACGCCGCCAACCCGATCCTTGGCCTTGTGCCTGAGAGCCCGCCGCGCGGGGCCGGGGCGTCTTTGCACCTTTTCGACAGCGATCCCGACACGGTTGCCGCCCGCGCCGAAGGTGCAGGCGGCATGATCCTGCAACCGCCCACCAACAAACCCCACGGGCTGCGCGAATGCTGCATCCTGTGCCCCAATGGTTATGCGTGGGTCGCCTCCCGGCCCCTGACCGAGATTGAAAGGAAAGCGAAATGA
- a CDS encoding class II aldolase and adducin N-terminal domain-containing protein translates to MNVTNLRPNMDHWQERVDLAAAFRWTARLNMHEAVANHFSLSINDDGTRFLMNPNQMHFARIRASDLIVVDANDPETLEGPNAPDPTAWGLHGGLHRHCAHARCAMHVHSIHATVLASLADSRLPPIDQNCATFYNRHVVDEGYGGLAFEDEGARCARLLTDPKKKVLIMGNHGVMVIGDSVADTFNRLYYFERAAETYIRALQTGRPLRVLSDAVAEKTAQELDDYPGQADRHLSELKAILDAEGSDYAQ, encoded by the coding sequence ATGAATGTGACAAACCTGCGCCCCAACATGGACCACTGGCAAGAGCGCGTGGATCTTGCCGCGGCCTTTCGTTGGACCGCGCGCCTGAACATGCACGAAGCGGTTGCCAATCATTTTAGCCTCTCGATCAATGATGATGGCACGCGGTTCCTGATGAACCCCAACCAGATGCATTTCGCCCGTATCCGCGCCAGCGATCTGATCGTTGTGGATGCCAATGATCCCGAAACGCTAGAGGGGCCAAATGCGCCTGATCCCACCGCCTGGGGCCTGCATGGGGGGTTGCACCGGCACTGCGCCCATGCCCGCTGCGCCATGCATGTGCATTCTATTCATGCCACTGTGTTGGCCAGCCTTGCCGATAGCCGCCTGCCGCCCATCGACCAGAACTGTGCCACGTTTTATAACCGGCATGTGGTCGATGAGGGCTATGGCGGGCTGGCGTTCGAGGATGAGGGCGCGCGCTGTGCACGGCTTTTGACCGACCCCAAGAAGAAGGTGCTGATCATGGGCAACCACGGGGTGATGGTGATTGGCGATAGTGTCGCGGACACGTTCAACCGCCTCTATTATTTCGAGCGTGCCGCCGAGACTTATATCCGGGCGTTGCAAACCGGGCGCCCCCTGCGGGTTCTGTCGGATGCGGTTGCGGAAAAGACGGCGCAGGAACTTGATGATTACCCGGGCCAGGCAGATCGGCATCTGTCGGAACTCAAGGCCATTTTGGACGCTGAAGGTTCGGACTACGCGCAATAG
- a CDS encoding HAD-IIA family hydrolase — MDTVATIFDRYEAVRHRLPRVHSPTRTREISSLHDIAAQADAFVFDAYGVLNIGEAAIPGAAQRLRELREIGCQIRILSNAASYTHAGAMTKFQNLGMGVRDHEIITSRDATLAHLDDRLWGCIAAPQDNLSDISAPTRRLVDDPISYDQVEGFVFLSTEVWSLDRQALLETALLKRPRPVIIANADLVAPREHGFSLEPGYFGHQLADRGIPDVRFFGKPFPAVYEMVEASLPSLPRNRIVMCGDTLHTDILGAAARDWQTVLVEQDGLFSGQDTSVYLSQATLFPTWRLSRI, encoded by the coding sequence CGACCGCTACGAGGCCGTGCGCCACCGCTTGCCAAGGGTTCACTCGCCAACACGGACGCGGGAAATCAGCTCTCTGCATGACATCGCAGCACAAGCAGATGCCTTTGTCTTTGACGCTTACGGTGTGCTGAATATCGGCGAGGCGGCCATACCCGGCGCCGCGCAACGTTTGAGAGAGTTGAGAGAAATCGGATGCCAGATTCGCATTCTCTCCAACGCGGCCAGCTACACCCATGCCGGCGCCATGACCAAGTTTCAAAATCTGGGCATGGGGGTCAGGGATCACGAGATCATCACCAGCCGAGATGCCACATTGGCGCATCTGGATGACAGGCTTTGGGGATGTATCGCCGCGCCACAGGACAATCTGTCCGATATTTCCGCCCCTACCCGGCGACTGGTGGATGATCCCATCAGCTATGATCAGGTCGAAGGCTTTGTTTTTCTCTCTACCGAGGTCTGGTCGCTGGATCGCCAAGCGCTGCTCGAAACCGCACTGTTAAAGCGCCCGAGGCCAGTGATCATCGCCAACGCCGATCTGGTTGCCCCGCGCGAACACGGCTTTTCGCTAGAGCCCGGTTATTTCGGGCATCAACTTGCGGATCGCGGCATTCCAGACGTGCGGTTCTTTGGCAAACCGTTTCCTGCCGTCTACGAAATGGTTGAGGCGTCCTTGCCTAGCCTACCGCGCAATCGAATTGTCATGTGCGGCGACACGCTTCACACAGATATTCTGGGGGCTGCGGCGCGGGATTGGCAAACGGTCCTTGTGGAACAAGACGGCCTCTTCTCTGGTCAGGACACCAGCGTCTATCTCAGTCAAGCGACCCTTTTCCCAACGTGGCGCCTGTCCCGCATCTGA